In Gadus morhua chromosome 2, gadMor3.0, whole genome shotgun sequence, a single window of DNA contains:
- the LOC115535222 gene encoding zinc finger BED domain-containing protein 1-like, with product MNSAVLLTESLPGRHTADCLAEKLNGAVEQWGIEGRVIACVHDNAANIVAANRPTRVSWVSVACFAHTLQLAINDGFALYLNRVISAAGKLVGHFNHSTVASKTLQKKQEQMALPSHRLIQSCKTRWNSVCEMFDRLVEQRWAVAAVLSDRTVTKLQDARILELKDEHWRLMEEMQPVLRALKCATTVMSAEKDVSISNTYPITFGLINAHLMRKEGDGPKVIEFKTKVRSSLSTRMNVQSAEFVSSAPMLSAMLDPRHKHLSFLTPAQTVVANAKLVELGEAVETGQEAIEQAGGHADEGSANTGAAAAATQASAMALLLGEQYSIILDSGIDTEVNNFLKDTPPPLDCNPADWWKVNGRRFPRLSKLARQYLCIPATSVPSEREFSAAGLTVTRLRSRLTPEHVNMLIFLNKNM from the exons ATGAACTCGGCTGTCCTGTTAACAGAAAGCCTGCCAGGCCGTCACACAGCCGACTGTCTCGCGGAGAAATTGAATGGGGCTGTGGAGCAATGGGGAATTGAAGGCCGAGTAATCGCCTGCGTACATGATAACGCGGCCAATATAGTCGCTGCTAACCGTCCAACCAGAGTCAGCTGGGTTTCCGTTGCCTGCTTTGCCCACACCCTCCAGCTGGCCATAAATGACGGCTTTGCACTTTACCTGAATCGGGTAATCTCCGCGGCTGGCAAACTGGTTGGTCACTTTAACCACAGCACAGTTGCCAGCAAAActctgcaaaaaaaacaagaacaaatggCCCTCCCAAGCCACCGGCTTATTCAATCATGTAAAACACGTTGGAACTCGGTCTGTGAAATGTTCGATCGGCTGGTGGAGCAACGGTGGGCTGTTGCTGCTGTCCTGTCGGACCGCACCGTGACCAAGCTCCAGGACGCCAGAATCCTGGAGCTGAAAGATGAGCATTGGCGGCTGATGGAGGAAATGCAGCCTGTGCTGAGAGCACTAAAGTGTGCCACCACCGTCATGTCTGCGGAGAAGGACGTCTCCATCTCCAACACTTATCCCATCACCTTCGGACTCATCAATGCCCATCTGATGCGCAAAGAAGGAGACGGGCCCAAGGTTATCGAGTTCAAAACTAAAGTGCGGTCGTCCCTCAGCACCCGAATGAAT GTTCAGTCTGCTGAATTTGTATCATCGGCCCCCATGCTTTCAGCAATGCTGGACCCTCGTCACAAGCACCTGAGCTTTCTGACACCTGCACAGACAGTAGTTGCTAATGCGAAATTAGTTGAACTGGGAGAGGCAGTGGAGACAGGCCAGGAGGCTATCGAGCAGGCTGGGGGGCACGCGGACGAAGGGAGCGCAAACACTGGAGCGGCCGCAGCCGCCACACAGGCATCCGCTATGGCACTTCTCCTCGGGGAGCAGTACTCCATTATACTGGACTCTGGCATTGACACAGAGGTTAATAACTTTCTGAAggatacccccccacccctggattgcaaccctgccgactggtggaaagtgaatggGAGGAGGTTCCCCAGGctgtcaaagttagcgcgacaGTACCTTtgcatccccgcaacttcggtcccgtcagagcgggagttttctgctgctggactgacagtaACAAGGCTGCGTTCGCGGCTTACCcccgagcatgttaacatgcttatatttctaaataaaaatatgtag